A genomic region of Nodularia sp. LEGE 06071 contains the following coding sequences:
- a CDS encoding O-antigen ligase family protein → MKLAFNHPNPRLQTPWNVTQIGLLIFPLSPLLGGVSILLAALRTCQVQYRSVIHSPLNRGFALLSVLLIISSSFADDKIQAFLGLFNLLPFFLVFAGLSALIQTTAQLRQIAGIFVIGSVPVVMMGFGQMFWGWSFQLQVLWILLDLGLAPGGNPPGRMASIFMHANLFAAYLAIAFTFGLGLWLEQWRLRSKIPTILLTVSVISSFVALILTDSRNGWAIAIVACLAYALYQGWHLIIAGVASVITSVLLAAFAPSPIAETFRRFVPAYFWARLNDQMYPDRPVALMRSTQWEFAWSLTQQRPWTGWGLRSFSDLYKAQMQIDLGHPHNLFLMLSAETGLPSALLFFGCLAWIWIAGVQLLQKSHYIDKKDRLIIFSYVVVILQWSIFNTVDVTLFDFRLNTISWLLFSALWGLV, encoded by the coding sequence TTGAAGTTAGCTTTTAATCATCCCAACCCTCGTTTACAAACCCCTTGGAATGTTACCCAAATTGGACTCCTGATTTTTCCCTTGAGTCCGTTGCTAGGGGGTGTGAGTATACTTTTGGCAGCATTAAGAACTTGCCAAGTCCAATACCGTAGTGTTATTCACAGTCCCCTGAACAGGGGATTTGCTCTGTTAAGTGTATTACTAATCATTAGTTCCAGCTTTGCTGATGACAAAATACAGGCTTTTCTGGGCTTGTTTAATTTATTACCATTCTTTCTAGTTTTTGCTGGACTCAGCGCCCTGATTCAAACAACTGCCCAATTGCGGCAAATAGCTGGGATTTTCGTCATTGGTTCGGTTCCAGTGGTGATGATGGGCTTTGGGCAAATGTTTTGGGGTTGGAGTTTCCAGTTACAGGTTTTGTGGATTTTATTAGATTTAGGACTCGCCCCTGGAGGAAATCCGCCTGGACGCATGGCTTCTATTTTCATGCACGCCAACCTTTTTGCTGCTTATTTAGCGATCGCCTTCACTTTCGGATTAGGCTTGTGGTTAGAACAATGGCGATTAAGGTCTAAAATTCCCACAATTTTGTTAACGGTGTCAGTAATTAGTAGCTTTGTGGCTCTGATTTTAACTGACTCACGCAATGGATGGGCGATCGCGATCGTTGCCTGTTTAGCTTATGCACTTTATCAAGGTTGGCATCTAATTATAGCTGGTGTTGCCAGTGTAATTACTAGCGTCCTGTTAGCCGCTTTCGCACCCTCACCAATTGCTGAAACCTTTCGCCGCTTTGTCCCCGCTTACTTTTGGGCGCGGTTAAATGATCAAATGTATCCAGATAGACCAGTGGCTTTAATGCGAAGCACCCAATGGGAGTTTGCTTGGTCGTTGACTCAGCAGCGGCCTTGGACCGGCTGGGGTTTACGCAGTTTTAGCGACCTCTACAAAGCCCAGATGCAGATTGATTTAGGTCATCCCCACAACTTATTTTTGATGCTATCGGCTGAAACTGGTTTACCGAGCGCACTTTTATTTTTTGGTTGTCTGGCTTGGATATGGATTGCAGGTGTGCAATTGTTGCAAAAATCTCACTATATAGACAAAAAAGATAGATTAATAATTTTCAGTTATGTTGTTGTCATTTTACAGTGGTCAATATTCAATACCGTAGACGTAACTTTATTTGACTTCCGCCTGAATACAATTTCTTGGTTATTGTTCTCTGCACTTTGGGGACTTGTATAG
- a CDS encoding YaaW family protein, producing the protein MDELRAVLELATEEELQDLTAILFSRKFNPLDYVHTPEPIEVQSQNHKAWLDTLENRFRFLAADGMTVLKGRTSQVTYRQALIQVCKYLKIPYSDELTTVDLEAELFLHLLGQVWKKLPENEKQKLNEQVQRQLSQSDLKQPLPLLLQRDPLGLLVKGGSALAVTSILQPLVLQQIARQFAIHFAKYQVAQQTAIAGSHAAATQFKGYVALQMARRGMTMNAARYGAVRSVFTFIGPVMWTWFFADLGWRAIATNYGRIIPTIFALAQIRLTRAEYWEPA; encoded by the coding sequence TTGGATGAACTGAGGGCGGTGCTGGAGTTAGCAACAGAAGAGGAATTGCAGGATTTGACCGCAATTCTGTTTAGTCGTAAATTTAATCCCCTAGATTACGTTCATACACCTGAACCGATTGAGGTTCAAAGCCAAAATCACAAAGCTTGGTTAGATACATTAGAAAATCGGTTTCGGTTTTTAGCAGCCGATGGGATGACGGTATTAAAGGGGCGTACAAGTCAGGTAACTTATCGCCAAGCATTAATTCAAGTCTGTAAGTATTTGAAAATTCCTTATTCTGATGAACTGACAACCGTTGATTTAGAAGCTGAGTTATTTTTACATCTATTAGGACAGGTGTGGAAAAAATTGCCGGAAAATGAGAAGCAAAAATTAAACGAGCAGGTGCAACGTCAACTGTCCCAGTCGGACTTAAAACAACCGCTACCATTGTTATTGCAGCGTGATCCCTTGGGATTACTTGTTAAAGGTGGTAGCGCCTTGGCTGTTACTTCTATTCTTCAGCCATTGGTTTTGCAACAAATAGCCCGGCAATTTGCTATCCATTTTGCTAAATATCAAGTAGCTCAACAAACTGCAATTGCGGGTTCTCACGCAGCTGCTACCCAATTTAAAGGCTATGTAGCTCTACAAATGGCGCGACGGGGTATGACGATGAATGCGGCTCGTTATGGGGCAGTTCGGAGTGTTTTTACCTTCATTGGGCCAGTGATGTGGACTTGGTTTTTTGCAGATTTAGGATGGAGAGCGATCGCTACTAACTATGGTCGCATCATCCCCACCATCTTTGCTCTCGCACAAATTCGTCTCACCCGTGCTGAATATTGGGAACCAGCTTGA
- a CDS encoding NAD(P)/FAD-dependent oxidoreductase: MTDIAIIGAGMAGLICAQRLTEAGYSVLVLEKSRGLGGRLATRRLYGTWADHGACYLKPQGELFRNFVQLLCDRHILEVWTDPTQPNSAHRYIAPDGMSAIAKFLAAGLQIQLNQRVTAIHPTLENHWCLTLENNEQLTAKALVLAIPAPQALTLLAPLGEAVLGQEFIDNLSSVEFYPSVSAIAGYPAKSQPLPDWTDRKFTDDPVLGWIGLDSSKRPNPQQPVFVLQSSAKYAELHLETPDLQPVGKDMLQKAAQKLALPWLETPEWMQVHRWRYAFPSRPWTNPVLSASSATPLVCCGDWCGGYLAEDAMISGLAASREINYLIKNNP, encoded by the coding sequence ATGACTGATATTGCCATAATTGGTGCCGGAATGGCTGGTTTAATATGCGCCCAAAGGTTAACTGAAGCTGGATATTCGGTGTTGGTGCTGGAAAAGTCCCGTGGTTTAGGCGGACGACTGGCTACACGCCGATTATATGGAACTTGGGCAGATCATGGGGCGTGTTATTTAAAGCCTCAAGGTGAATTATTCCGAAATTTTGTGCAATTGTTATGCGATCGCCATATTTTAGAAGTCTGGACAGATCCGACTCAACCCAACTCAGCACACCGTTATATTGCACCAGATGGAATGAGTGCGATCGCTAAATTTCTCGCCGCAGGTTTACAAATCCAACTAAATCAACGGGTTACAGCTATTCACCCTACTCTTGAAAATCATTGGTGTCTGACTCTCGAAAATAACGAACAATTAACAGCAAAAGCCTTAGTTTTAGCCATTCCAGCGCCCCAAGCTTTGACACTGTTAGCACCATTGGGGGAAGCTGTATTAGGTCAAGAATTTATCGACAATTTGAGTTCTGTAGAATTTTATCCTTCTGTGAGTGCGATCGCTGGATATCCTGCCAAATCCCAACCGCTACCAGATTGGACAGACCGAAAATTTACAGATGATCCTGTTCTGGGATGGATTGGATTAGATAGCAGCAAACGTCCCAACCCTCAACAACCTGTATTTGTCTTACAAAGTAGCGCTAAATACGCAGAACTGCATTTAGAAACCCCAGATTTACAACCAGTGGGAAAAGATATGTTGCAAAAAGCCGCCCAGAAATTAGCGCTTCCCTGGCTAGAAACACCAGAGTGGATGCAAGTACATCGCTGGCGTTACGCTTTTCCTAGTCGTCCGTGGACAAATCCAGTATTATCTGCAAGTTCTGCCACACCTTTAGTATGTTGTGGTGATTGGTGTGGTGGCTATCTTGCCGAAGACGCAATGATTTCTGGACTCGCTGCATCTAGGGAAATTAATTATCTAATAAAGAATAACCCTTGA
- a CDS encoding type II toxin-antitoxin system HicB family antitoxin, whose product MVNYDHYTYRVTWSSDDQEFVVLCAEFPSLSYLHENRSTALEGITNLVKDIVVDMEANHERIPEPIAERNYSGKFQVRIPPELHRRLAIEAAEENVSLNRYVSLKLAY is encoded by the coding sequence ATGGTTAACTACGACCACTACACCTATAGAGTTACTTGGTCAAGTGATGATCAAGAATTTGTAGTACTGTGTGCCGAATTTCCAAGTTTATCTTATCTCCATGAAAATCGTTCTACTGCACTTGAAGGTATTACAAACTTGGTAAAAGATATAGTAGTTGATATGGAAGCGAATCATGAAAGGATTCCAGAACCTATTGCAGAAAGAAACTACAGTGGTAAATTTCAAGTTCGTATTCCTCCAGAGCTTCATCGTAGACTAGCTATAGAAGCAGCAGAGGAAAATGTTAGTTTAAACCGCTATGTCAGCCTTAAACTTGCATATTAA
- a CDS encoding M20/M25/M40 family metallo-hydrolase, with amino-acid sequence MILKERLLNHLRQIARERDPYMATGGHFFVQEYIRQEFAQWESVEIHTFLVGSKSCNNLILNLPCQTKSQKKDLPPILIAAHYDAVPGTPGADDNATGVAVLLELARKFAAEPVKYPLRLVAFDMEEYGLLGSAAYAALLHEQRQPLRLMISLEMLGYCDFTPGCQRYPSPLLERFYPNQGDFIALIGNLRTIGDLIGMSRHIRQVGVPSQWLPVPNRGLIVPQTRQSDHAPFWDLGYPAMMVTDTAFLRNPHYHKSSDAIATLDLDFLTGVCEGLEVAIRRL; translated from the coding sequence TTGATTTTAAAAGAGCGATTACTAAATCATCTGCGGCAGATAGCGCGAGAACGCGACCCTTACATGGCCACAGGCGGGCATTTTTTTGTTCAAGAATATATCCGTCAAGAGTTTGCCCAATGGGAAAGTGTGGAAATCCACACCTTTTTAGTAGGCAGTAAAAGCTGTAATAATCTCATTCTCAATTTACCTTGCCAAACTAAATCGCAAAAAAAAGATTTACCACCAATTTTAATTGCGGCTCATTACGATGCTGTACCAGGGACACCAGGGGCGGATGATAATGCTACAGGTGTGGCGGTATTGTTGGAGTTAGCACGAAAATTTGCGGCTGAACCGGTTAAATATCCTTTACGGCTGGTGGCTTTTGATATGGAGGAATATGGGTTGCTGGGTAGTGCTGCATATGCAGCTTTGTTACATGAGCAACGGCAACCTCTGCGTTTAATGATATCTCTGGAAATGTTGGGATATTGTGATTTTACTCCTGGCTGTCAACGTTATCCATCTCCTCTTCTAGAACGCTTTTATCCCAATCAGGGCGATTTTATCGCTTTAATTGGGAATTTACGCACAATTGGCGATTTAATCGGGATGAGTCGCCATATTCGCCAAGTTGGTGTACCTAGTCAGTGGCTACCTGTGCCGAATCGTGGTTTAATTGTGCCGCAAACTCGGCAAAGTGATCATGCGCCATTTTGGGATTTAGGTTATCCAGCCATGATGGTGACAGATACGGCATTTTTAAGGAATCCCCATTATCACAAATCTAGTGATGCGATCGCTACTTTGGATTTAGATTTTCTCACAGGTGTTTGCGAAGGTTTAGAAGTTGCGATTCGGCGATTATAA
- the dnaK gene encoding molecular chaperone DnaK yields MGKVVGIDLGTTNSVVAVMEGGKPVVIANAEGMRTTPSVVGFSKEGERVVGQMARRQTVLNPQNTFFAVKRFIGRQYGELSQESKRVPYTIRKDELGNIKIPCPRLKKDFAPEEISAMVMKKLAEDASRYLGEAVTGAVITVPAYFNDSQRQATRDAGRIAGLEVLRILNEPTAASLAYGLDRGTTETILVFDLGGGTFDVSILEVGDGIFEVKATSGDTQLGGNDFDKQIVDWLADQFLETEGVDLRRERQSLQRLMEAAEKAKIELSAVSVTEINLPFITATEDGPKHLETRLTRSQFEGLCIDLISRIRTPVKRALKDSGLSPVDIEEVVLVGGSTRMPIVKQLVRDLIGIEPNENVNPDEVVAIGAAIQAGILAGELKDVLLLDVTPLSLGLETIGGVMKKLIPRNTTIPVRRSDTFSTSENNQNTVEIHVVQGEREMASNNKSLGRFKLYGIPPAPRGIPQVQVSFDIDANGILQVTAVDRTTGREQSITIQGASTLSESEVNRMIQDAQKYADVDRERKERVEKRTRSEALILQAERQLREVALEFGMQFARNRRQRIDGICRELRESLQENEDRGIDQAYADLQDALYELNREVREYYAEDDDEDLFGTIRDIFTGGDKEKERDRDFSRDSYRERDSRDSRDSYGRDYNRDYDRDYGRDSRSPVYDDKRSARKPSRPSYQDNWDDDDDWL; encoded by the coding sequence ATGGGCAAGGTAGTCGGCATCGACTTGGGTACAACCAACTCAGTAGTCGCCGTAATGGAGGGTGGTAAGCCGGTGGTGATTGCCAATGCAGAAGGAATGCGAACAACCCCCTCTGTTGTCGGCTTCAGCAAAGAGGGCGAAAGGGTGGTTGGGCAAATGGCCAGACGGCAAACAGTTCTCAACCCACAAAATACATTTTTTGCAGTTAAGCGCTTTATCGGGCGGCAGTATGGTGAACTCAGCCAGGAATCTAAGCGTGTACCTTATACTATCCGCAAAGACGAATTAGGTAATATTAAAATTCCCTGTCCCCGTCTCAAAAAGGATTTCGCCCCCGAAGAAATTTCGGCAATGGTGATGAAAAAATTAGCAGAAGATGCTAGTCGCTATTTGGGTGAAGCGGTGACAGGGGCAGTAATTACAGTTCCCGCTTATTTTAATGATTCTCAACGACAGGCTACCCGCGATGCTGGCAGAATTGCCGGTTTGGAAGTGTTGCGGATTCTCAATGAACCGACAGCCGCATCTTTGGCTTATGGCTTAGATAGGGGTACGACTGAAACTATCCTTGTCTTTGACTTGGGCGGTGGTACTTTTGACGTGTCAATTTTGGAAGTCGGCGATGGCATTTTTGAAGTGAAAGCTACCAGTGGAGATACTCAACTGGGTGGTAATGACTTTGATAAACAAATAGTCGATTGGTTGGCAGACCAATTTCTGGAAACTGAAGGGGTAGACTTAAGACGCGAGAGACAATCTCTACAACGTCTCATGGAAGCTGCGGAGAAGGCGAAAATTGAGCTTTCGGCGGTCAGCGTCACTGAGATTAATTTACCTTTCATTACCGCTACTGAAGATGGTCCGAAACATTTAGAAACTCGCCTGACTCGTTCTCAATTTGAAGGTTTATGTATTGACTTAATCAGTCGTATCCGGACACCAGTCAAACGCGCCCTCAAAGATTCTGGACTCTCTCCTGTAGATATTGAGGAAGTGGTGCTAGTTGGTGGTTCTACACGAATGCCCATAGTCAAGCAGTTAGTGCGAGACTTAATTGGCATCGAACCCAATGAAAATGTCAATCCTGATGAAGTTGTAGCCATCGGTGCTGCCATTCAGGCAGGTATTTTGGCGGGTGAACTCAAAGATGTGCTGCTTTTGGACGTGACACCATTATCTTTGGGATTAGAAACCATTGGTGGCGTGATGAAAAAACTGATTCCCCGCAACACTACCATCCCAGTTCGCCGTTCTGATACTTTTTCTACGTCAGAAAATAACCAAAACACTGTGGAAATTCACGTAGTCCAGGGTGAGCGGGAAATGGCATCAAATAACAAGTCCCTGGGACGTTTTAAACTCTATGGCATCCCACCAGCGCCCAGAGGTATTCCCCAGGTTCAGGTATCTTTTGATATCGATGCTAACGGAATTTTGCAGGTGACAGCCGTAGATAGAACCACCGGACGAGAACAAAGCATCACAATTCAAGGCGCTTCTACTTTGAGCGAATCAGAAGTGAATCGGATGATTCAGGATGCTCAAAAATACGCCGATGTTGACCGAGAACGCAAAGAAAGAGTAGAAAAGCGGACTCGTTCTGAAGCTTTGATTTTACAAGCAGAACGCCAACTCAGAGAAGTGGCACTAGAATTTGGGATGCAGTTTGCTCGCAACCGCCGCCAGCGAATTGATGGTATTTGCCGAGAACTGCGGGAAAGTCTCCAGGAAAATGAAGATCGCGGCATTGATCAAGCCTACGCTGACTTGCAAGATGCTTTGTATGAACTGAACCGAGAAGTCCGTGAGTATTATGCTGAGGACGACGATGAGGACTTGTTCGGCACGATTCGGGACATTTTTACGGGTGGCGACAAGGAAAAGGAACGCGATCGCGATTTTTCCCGTGATTCATATCGAGAACGTGATTCTCGTGATTCCCGTGATTCCTATGGCAGGGACTACAACAGAGACTACGATAGGGATTATGGCAGAGATAGCCGTTCCCCTGTCTACGACGACAAGCGTTCGGCTCGCAAACCCTCTCGACCAAGCTACCAGGATAACTGGGATGATGATGATGATTGGTTGTAG
- a CDS encoding DnaJ C-terminal domain-containing protein: protein MQNLQNFRDYYEILGITKDASGEEIKKVYRRLARQYHPDLNPGNKEAEEKFKDIGEAYEVLSDPARRSQYDQFSRYWKQKGFVSNKAPKAKSWAGSANGRTSTEDVDPGQFNDFESFINQVIGVGGRKDTRNGGSSTKTDPFRTPKSRVEYTVPKSPPRTPRRDIEARLTLPLEKAYQGGKERIRLEDGRSLEVNMPPGMVTGQSIRLRNQGIGGGDLYLKITVLPHALFKLDGFNIFCQVPVTPCEAVLGGQVEAPTLDGPVKMTIPPGVRTGQRLRLANKGYPSENDKRGDQLVEIQIVMPKNLTPEERELYEKLREIESFKPRADLLG from the coding sequence ATGCAAAATTTGCAGAATTTTCGCGACTACTACGAAATTTTAGGAATAACTAAGGATGCCTCCGGCGAAGAAATTAAAAAGGTCTATCGGCGGTTAGCAAGGCAATATCACCCCGATCTCAATCCCGGAAACAAAGAAGCAGAGGAAAAGTTTAAAGATATCGGTGAGGCTTACGAAGTCCTTTCTGATCCGGCTAGGCGATCGCAATATGACCAGTTTAGCCGCTACTGGAAGCAGAAAGGCTTTGTCAGTAACAAAGCCCCAAAAGCTAAAAGCTGGGCTGGTTCCGCCAATGGTCGCACTAGCACTGAAGATGTCGATCCAGGACAATTTAACGATTTTGAAAGCTTCATTAATCAAGTTATTGGTGTAGGGGGTCGTAAAGACACCAGAAATGGGGGTAGTAGCACCAAAACAGATCCATTTCGTACTCCTAAAAGCAGAGTTGAATATACAGTTCCTAAAAGCCCGCCGCGCACACCTCGCCGGGATATTGAAGCTAGATTAACTTTACCACTAGAAAAAGCTTATCAAGGGGGTAAAGAACGGATTCGCCTCGAAGATGGGCGATCGCTCGAAGTAAATATGCCCCCAGGTATGGTCACAGGACAAAGTATCCGCTTACGCAACCAAGGTATTGGTGGTGGCGACCTCTACTTAAAAATTACTGTACTGCCCCATGCCCTATTTAAACTAGATGGTTTCAATATATTTTGCCAAGTCCCAGTTACTCCCTGTGAGGCAGTTTTAGGAGGACAAGTAGAAGCACCCACTTTAGATGGCCCAGTGAAAATGACTATCCCTCCAGGGGTGAGGACTGGTCAAAGACTGCGTTTAGCTAATAAAGGTTACCCTAGTGAAAACGATAAACGTGGCGATCAATTAGTAGAAATTCAAATTGTTATGCCCAAGAATCTTACACCTGAAGAACGGGAACTGTATGAAAAATTGCGGGAAATAGAAAGCTTTAAACCCCGCGCTGATTTATTAGGTTAA
- a CDS encoding iron uptake porin gives MLKVLSALFLAAPIVVLSPFVWAGEVREIDASAQVNSVSQLSDVQPTDWAFSAVQSLVERYGCIAGYPNGTFQGNRALTRYEFAAGLNACLDRVNELIATATSDVVQKKDLATIQRLQSEFSSELATLRGRIDAVESRTAALESQQFSTTTKLSGEAIFALTDVLSGDSDPFGVGGSGNNTIFANRVRLNLVSSFTGRDELKIRLQSGSTPPPHSEGGFRYGADALIAALGSRETTPEGGQTFNQGFSEAGSVEIGTVSYKFPVGNKLRAVVFANRGEHVDYLPNVFSAVGDQDGGSGSLSTFAQYSPIYRIGSRGAGLGLNYELSPAINLSLGYLAANANSPEDLTPDSSNGKTAGGLFNGNYSALAQLTIEPTNNLAFGLTYVNAYTAGIPTFLNDVGTTAANSPSLISDNDRRTINSYGVAGLWRVSPKFVVNSWLTYTNQQGRSAGADNESADIYSYAIALAFPDLGKDGNLGGIVVGVPPYADISGFVPFYRPLLAGANREILSNIPNAAKTPLHLEVFYKYQLNDHISITPGVIWLVAPNQTSNNPDVVIGTIRTTFTF, from the coding sequence ATGTTAAAAGTTTTATCAGCTTTATTTTTAGCAGCGCCAATAGTTGTGCTTTCTCCCTTTGTATGGGCTGGTGAAGTTCGAGAAATTGATGCTTCTGCCCAAGTAAATTCTGTATCTCAGTTGTCTGATGTACAACCCACAGATTGGGCTTTTAGTGCTGTACAATCTTTAGTAGAACGGTATGGCTGTATAGCAGGATATCCCAACGGTACATTCCAGGGAAATCGCGCCTTAACACGTTATGAGTTTGCAGCTGGTTTAAATGCTTGTTTAGATAGAGTTAATGAGCTAATTGCTACAGCTACATCAGATGTAGTGCAGAAAAAAGATTTAGCAACTATCCAACGACTACAATCAGAATTTAGCTCAGAATTGGCAACTTTGCGGGGACGAATAGATGCAGTAGAAAGCCGAACAGCAGCTTTAGAAAGTCAGCAGTTTTCTACAACTACAAAGCTTTCGGGTGAAGCGATTTTTGCTCTGACTGATGTTTTGAGTGGAGATAGTGACCCCTTTGGAGTTGGTGGATCTGGAAATAACACTATCTTCGCTAACAGAGTTCGTCTGAATTTAGTTAGTAGTTTTACAGGGAGAGATGAGCTAAAAATTAGACTCCAATCTGGTAGCACTCCTCCCCCCCACAGTGAAGGCGGTTTTCGCTATGGTGCAGATGCTTTGATAGCTGCGTTAGGTAGTAGAGAAACAACCCCAGAAGGTGGACAAACATTTAACCAGGGCTTTTCGGAAGCGGGTAGTGTAGAAATCGGGACTGTGAGTTATAAGTTTCCGGTAGGTAATAAATTACGGGCGGTTGTATTTGCCAATCGTGGTGAACACGTAGACTATTTACCGAATGTGTTTAGTGCAGTTGGTGATCAAGATGGTGGTTCTGGTTCACTTTCTACTTTTGCTCAATATAGCCCGATTTATCGCATTGGTTCACGTGGTGCGGGTTTGGGCTTAAATTATGAATTGAGTCCCGCTATTAATTTGAGTTTGGGCTATTTAGCTGCAAATGCTAATAGTCCAGAAGATTTAACTCCCGATAGTAGCAATGGTAAAACGGCTGGAGGTTTATTTAATGGTAACTATTCAGCTTTGGCGCAATTAACTATCGAACCGACAAACAATTTAGCTTTTGGGTTAACTTACGTCAATGCTTATACCGCAGGAATACCCACTTTTCTCAATGATGTGGGGACAACGGCGGCCAATTCTCCCAGTTTAATTTCGGATAATGACCGACGCACGATAAATTCCTATGGTGTAGCGGGGTTGTGGCGAGTTTCTCCCAAATTTGTCGTCAATAGTTGGTTGACGTATACTAATCAACAAGGTAGATCAGCAGGGGCGGATAATGAGAGTGCGGATATTTACAGTTATGCGATCGCCTTAGCGTTTCCTGATTTGGGTAAAGACGGTAATCTGGGAGGTATTGTAGTCGGTGTCCCTCCCTATGCTGATATTTCTGGTTTCGTTCCCTTTTATAGGCCGTTGTTGGCTGGTGCAAATAGGGAGATACTCAGTAACATCCCTAATGCTGCCAAAACACCACTACATCTGGAAGTTTTCTACAAGTATCAATTAAATGATCATATATCCATTACACCAGGTGTAATTTGGCTCGTCGCTCCTAATCAAACCAGCAATAATCCTGATGTAGTCATTGGTACGATTCGCACTACTTTCACGTTTTAA
- a CDS encoding DUF4476 domain-containing protein, translating into MKTEKSVQKQRDLVRFVLGVWTMPISTNAVLNKHGLGTLLLSLGIAGWSLPAQASPQLLYEFLEVNGNLSTCLNRAETAIKRSGLVRQNTRQNSINAQGKEISATIYCRPINPQLSEAILMVAGTKFVSAANFNSVFNSIVTDIGESPISTPPQSSATVISDAAFKQLMNALNSNWATPLEFLAQAVPHNYFTAAQATEIVKEIKFSRNKVPVAVMLYPQVVDRGNWFVVEQAFIFESERRELRRQIANLSSQ; encoded by the coding sequence ATGAAAACAGAAAAGTCAGTCCAGAAGCAAAGGGATTTGGTCAGGTTTGTTCTGGGAGTATGGACGATGCCAATTTCCACCAACGCCGTTCTGAATAAGCATGGACTGGGTACTCTGCTGCTGAGTTTAGGAATAGCAGGATGGAGTCTACCCGCCCAAGCATCGCCGCAACTCCTCTATGAGTTTCTAGAGGTAAATGGCAATTTATCTACTTGTCTCAACCGTGCCGAAACTGCTATAAAGCGTTCTGGTTTGGTGCGTCAAAATACTAGACAAAACTCGATTAATGCTCAAGGAAAAGAGATCAGCGCTACCATATACTGTCGCCCGATTAATCCTCAGTTATCGGAAGCAATACTGATGGTTGCTGGGACAAAATTTGTCTCTGCGGCTAACTTTAATTCTGTATTCAATTCTATTGTCACAGACATAGGTGAGTCTCCTATTAGTACGCCGCCTCAGTCTAGTGCAACCGTTATCAGTGATGCTGCTTTTAAGCAACTAATGAATGCTTTGAACAGTAACTGGGCTACACCACTTGAGTTCTTAGCTCAGGCGGTTCCTCACAACTACTTCACAGCAGCCCAAGCTACTGAGATTGTCAAGGAGATAAAATTTTCGAGAAATAAGGTACCGGTGGCGGTGATGCTATATCCCCAAGTTGTGGATCGTGGTAATTGGTTTGTGGTCGAGCAGGCTTTTATTTTCGAGAGTGAGCGCCGGGAATTGCGCCGTCAGATTGCTAATTTATCTAGTCAGTAA
- a CDS encoding DnaJ domain-containing protein, with amino-acid sequence MTENGTKRQISKNTTYYGLLGLHPSASVIDIRRAYWELSKQYHPDTTELPATVATTKFQQINEAYATLSSPERRLSYDVKIGYSRFGVIQAPTDLNHPVRKPYDYSKSMYLDASDRPLSAGEIFVLFVLGLTLAGCVLVAIAVGLIRGDSSIPSQVTPAQITHISLVQVGVNKQTIQNP; translated from the coding sequence GTGACTGAAAACGGGACAAAGCGACAAATCAGCAAGAATACAACATATTACGGACTGCTAGGACTGCATCCCTCAGCATCGGTGATTGATATTCGTCGCGCTTATTGGGAATTGAGTAAACAGTATCATCCAGATACTACAGAATTACCTGCTACGGTTGCGACTACCAAATTTCAGCAAATTAATGAAGCTTACGCCACTCTCAGTAGTCCAGAACGGCGTTTAAGTTATGATGTGAAAATTGGCTATTCTCGGTTTGGAGTAATTCAAGCACCAACGGATTTAAACCATCCGGTGCGTAAACCTTACGATTACTCAAAATCAATGTATCTCGATGCCAGCGATCGCCCCTTATCAGCCGGAGAAATCTTTGTATTATTTGTGTTAGGCTTAACCTTGGCAGGTTGTGTATTAGTAGCGATCGCTGTTGGTCTGATTCGTGGTGACAGCAGCATCCCCAGCCAAGTTACCCCAGCACAAATTACCCATATTTCTCTAGTACAAGTTGGTGTAAATAAACAGACCATTCAAAATCCATGA
- a CDS encoding DUF3143 domain-containing protein, protein MLTPDTPLYSHSLPQIEKWLKEQGCQQDENELHCWRVKRPSWQAELWLDVEQITVRYIKSGENDQEMQRSFKYSLSREDIEQAVFSGP, encoded by the coding sequence ATGCTTACCCCTGACACACCTTTATATAGTCATTCGCTACCACAAATCGAGAAGTGGTTAAAAGAGCAAGGCTGTCAACAAGATGAAAATGAGCTACATTGTTGGCGTGTAAAACGACCTAGTTGGCAAGCTGAACTGTGGCTTGATGTTGAGCAAATTACAGTCAGATATATCAAATCTGGAGAAAATGACCAAGAAATGCAACGCTCATTTAAATATTCTCTCAGTCGCGAAGATATAGAACAAGCTGTGTTTTCTGGCCCCTAA